Proteins co-encoded in one Paracrocinitomix mangrovi genomic window:
- the tatC gene encoding twin-arginine translocase subunit TatC, giving the protein MAEEQEDKSMSFLSHLEELRWRLVKSAIAIVVFAIVIFYFTEWITNNIFLKLADPDFPIFRFFCWAFDLCANKIDINWQSVEMTGQFGTNLMMAILGGIVVAFPWIFYQIWSFVKPGLKEREINAVKGIVFFVSILFFMGIMFGYFVIAPLTVQFFGNWQMAENIHNNITINSYLKTIVSTVFFTGLLFLLPVVIMIFTKLGIITSAWLKKYRKHSFIAVLIIAAVITPPDLFTQIVVAIPIVGLYEFGIIISKRIEKKRYNDSIKQ; this is encoded by the coding sequence ATGGCCGAAGAGCAAGAAGATAAAAGCATGTCATTTTTGAGCCATCTTGAAGAATTAAGATGGCGCCTGGTGAAGTCTGCAATAGCAATTGTTGTATTTGCTATTGTAATTTTCTATTTCACAGAGTGGATCACCAATAATATCTTTTTAAAGTTGGCTGATCCGGATTTTCCAATATTCAGATTTTTCTGCTGGGCCTTTGATTTATGTGCTAATAAAATTGATATCAATTGGCAATCTGTTGAAATGACAGGTCAATTTGGAACCAACTTGATGATGGCTATTCTTGGTGGAATTGTAGTTGCTTTTCCATGGATCTTTTACCAAATATGGTCCTTTGTTAAACCCGGCTTGAAAGAAAGAGAAATTAATGCAGTAAAGGGAATTGTATTTTTCGTGAGCATCCTGTTTTTTATGGGTATCATGTTTGGCTATTTCGTGATTGCACCTTTAACGGTTCAGTTTTTTGGGAACTGGCAAATGGCTGAGAATATTCACAATAATATCACTATCAATTCATATCTGAAAACAATTGTATCAACAGTTTTTTTTACAGGATTGTTGTTCTTGTTGCCTGTGGTAATCATGATTTTTACAAAACTGGGAATCATTACTTCGGCATGGTTAAAAAAGTACCGTAAACACTCATTTATTGCCGTGTTAATCATAGCGGCGGTTATTACTCCTCCTGACCTATTTACGCAAATTGTAGTGGCAATTCCTATCGTAGGGCTTTATGAGTTTGGGATAATAATCTCAAAACGTATTGAAAAAAAGCGCTATAATGATAGTATCAAGCAGTAA
- a CDS encoding PorV/PorQ family protein has protein sequence MKKSIVAIMLVCTGFATIAQQDITPKYSNEFLSIGVGASALGRSNSIVAGVDDVTAGYWNPAGLTDVKDFLQIGAMHAEYFAGIAKYDYIGIAKPIDDKSTAGFTFIRFGVDDIPNTTQLIDASGNIDYDKITTFTAGDYGFLFSYARKMPIEGLSVGGNFKVVYRHVGNFARSWGFGLDGGINYQLGEHWRFGAMIRDLTTTFNAWSFNLDDQMIETFQQTGNDIPENGLEITTTKFILGTQFKTNLVKEFYLSTEIDLDLNTDGRRNVLIRTSPVSIDPHWGIEIGYGKWVALRAGFGNLQWIKNTDLTESLTFQPNIGIGVGFKSVKIDYAFTDIGDASVALYSHVFSLRFGLSDPKEKESGESSLE, from the coding sequence ATGAAGAAATCGATTGTCGCTATAATGCTTGTATGTACTGGGTTTGCAACCATTGCTCAACAGGATATTACACCTAAGTACTCCAACGAGTTCTTGTCTATTGGTGTTGGAGCATCCGCTTTGGGTAGATCCAATTCAATTGTAGCTGGTGTAGATGATGTGACAGCAGGTTACTGGAATCCAGCTGGTTTAACAGATGTAAAAGATTTTTTGCAAATAGGAGCCATGCATGCTGAGTATTTCGCAGGTATTGCCAAGTATGATTATATCGGAATCGCTAAACCAATTGATGACAAAAGCACGGCCGGTTTTACCTTTATTCGATTTGGTGTAGATGACATTCCAAATACTACACAGTTAATTGACGCTTCGGGTAATATTGATTATGACAAAATCACCACTTTCACAGCAGGAGATTATGGTTTCCTTTTTTCATATGCCAGAAAAATGCCTATTGAAGGATTAAGTGTTGGCGGAAATTTTAAAGTGGTGTACCGACATGTAGGAAACTTTGCCCGTTCATGGGGATTTGGTTTAGATGGTGGAATCAATTATCAATTAGGTGAGCATTGGAGATTTGGTGCAATGATAAGAGATTTAACTACCACTTTTAACGCCTGGTCATTTAATTTGGATGATCAAATGATTGAAACCTTCCAGCAAACCGGAAATGATATTCCTGAAAATGGATTGGAGATTACTACAACTAAATTCATTTTAGGTACACAATTCAAAACCAATCTTGTAAAAGAATTTTATTTGAGCACTGAAATAGATCTTGATTTAAACACAGATGGACGTAGAAATGTTTTGATCAGAACCAGCCCTGTGAGTATTGATCCGCATTGGGGAATTGAAATTGGATATGGAAAATGGGTGGCATTGCGCGCAGGATTTGGTAACTTACAATGGATTAAAAACACTGATTTAACAGAATCACTCACTTTTCAACCAAATATTGGAATTGGAGTAGGCTTTAAATCCGTAAAAATTGATTACGCATTTACTGACATTGGAGACGCTTCAGTTGCGCTCTACTCACATGTTTTCTCTTTGAGATTTGGTTTGTCAGATCCTAAAGAAAAAGAAAGCGGTGAGTCGTCACTGGAATAG
- the purS gene encoding phosphoribosylformylglycinamidine synthase subunit PurS yields the protein MKFKAEIDIMPLEALLDPQGKAVTQSMGNLGLSEISGVRIGKHIRLFIEADSKATAEAKTEEACKKLLANQIMESFTFTVEEA from the coding sequence ATGAAATTCAAAGCTGAAATCGATATCATGCCACTTGAAGCATTGCTAGACCCTCAAGGAAAAGCTGTAACTCAATCAATGGGAAACCTTGGCTTAAGCGAAATTTCAGGTGTTAGAATTGGAAAACACATCCGTTTATTTATTGAGGCTGACTCAAAAGCAACAGCTGAAGCAAAAACTGAAGAAGCTTGTAAAAAGTTGTTAGCTAATCAAATTATGGAGTCTTTTACTTTTACAGTAGAAGAAGCTTAG
- a CDS encoding DUF5686 and carboxypeptidase-like regulatory domain-containing protein — MKRSLILILLLFIANLSLSQITQVRGVVIDSITGSPLPYVKVKSINGTAGTLTDTSGHYTLLLKNAATDTIEFSSVGYISQRITVTPEIPNEVNIFLVPNVKSFDVVEIIAGENPAFEILRKVKEHKKYNDPYQLEAYECEVYNKMQFDVNKLGDNFEERKAFNKMKVVNDYVDYDSTVGAKYIPILLTESISDYYFKSAPVQIKEEIKANRITGVDYMQLEKFTGDMHQNVNVYDNYIELFNKEFMSPIADGGKLFYKYYLQDNDTIDGVVCYHLKFVPKRKGDAVFDGDIWIADSSYAVKQIIADIPNNVNLNYVSDLHVEQYYSEVEPGVWMLVDEQMKGYFDLFNDFKKKKLLGATVHKHTSRKDFVINQPKDFNFYVADVVLSDSAKVQDESYWEEHRHNELSQEEQGVIEMVDSLKNNKRFKFYENLTYMAYTGFWRTGPIEIGSIYSLYNKNTVEGHRLMLALRTSNKFSTKVEINAFGIYGFGDQDFKYGGSLRWKIRNAPREMFRIGYRRRIEQLGLAPSIGEIGNSFTTLFSLGPLDKLTMVEKGSVSLEKDWRFDMRTFHSVEWKKFTPLGTSDYSRIDLSTGDTNKISNITSFEVRNQIMFTKEEKFLNGQFDRVSLGSKYPIISLTHTWGIKDVIGSEYDFHRLDFVYDHRPRVGMFGRIQYSIYAGKVFGQVPYPFLNIHPGNQTLYLQLTTFNLMRYYEFISDEWVGINFEHRLQGFIMDRIPLIKKAKLRLVYNAKMIVGRYNNKHNEELLLPTYSYRLQYPYYEVGAGIENIFKFIRVDAVWRLSYRDHIDSNGNQVRNFGVFFTFKTDF, encoded by the coding sequence ATGAAGCGTAGTCTTATACTTATACTACTCCTTTTTATTGCCAATTTAAGTTTGTCGCAAATTACACAGGTGCGCGGTGTAGTGATCGATTCTATTACCGGTAGCCCATTGCCTTATGTTAAAGTAAAGTCAATAAATGGAACAGCCGGAACACTTACGGATACTTCAGGACATTACACCCTTCTTTTAAAAAATGCAGCTACAGATACCATTGAGTTTTCTTCTGTAGGATATATCTCGCAAAGAATTACTGTTACTCCTGAAATTCCTAATGAGGTAAATATCTTCTTGGTGCCAAATGTCAAAAGTTTTGATGTGGTTGAAATCATTGCAGGTGAAAATCCTGCATTTGAAATCCTCAGAAAGGTTAAAGAACATAAAAAGTACAATGACCCTTATCAGTTAGAAGCTTACGAATGTGAGGTGTACAATAAAATGCAGTTTGATGTCAATAAGTTAGGAGATAATTTTGAAGAACGTAAGGCTTTTAATAAAATGAAAGTGGTAAACGATTATGTTGATTACGACTCAACAGTTGGAGCCAAGTATATCCCAATTTTGTTAACCGAATCTATCTCTGATTATTATTTTAAAAGTGCTCCGGTTCAAATAAAAGAAGAAATTAAAGCCAACAGAATTACAGGAGTAGACTATATGCAATTGGAGAAGTTTACCGGTGATATGCATCAAAATGTAAATGTTTATGACAATTACATTGAGTTATTCAACAAAGAGTTTATGAGTCCTATTGCAGATGGAGGTAAGTTGTTTTATAAATACTATTTGCAGGATAATGATACCATTGATGGTGTAGTTTGCTATCATTTAAAGTTTGTTCCAAAACGCAAAGGAGACGCAGTATTTGATGGTGATATTTGGATAGCGGATTCGTCCTATGCTGTAAAGCAAATCATAGCAGATATTCCCAATAATGTCAATTTGAATTATGTTTCTGATTTGCATGTTGAGCAGTATTACAGTGAGGTAGAACCTGGTGTTTGGATGTTAGTTGATGAACAAATGAAAGGCTACTTTGATCTGTTTAATGATTTCAAGAAAAAGAAACTTTTAGGTGCTACCGTTCACAAACATACAAGTAGAAAAGATTTTGTAATCAATCAACCAAAAGACTTTAATTTTTATGTGGCAGATGTTGTGCTTTCTGATAGTGCTAAAGTACAGGATGAATCTTATTGGGAAGAACACAGACACAATGAATTGTCTCAAGAAGAACAAGGCGTTATAGAGATGGTGGATTCGCTTAAAAACAACAAGCGTTTCAAATTTTATGAGAATCTTACCTATATGGCGTATACGGGGTTTTGGCGAACCGGACCGATTGAAATTGGTTCAATTTACTCTTTGTACAATAAAAATACAGTAGAAGGACACCGACTGATGTTGGCTTTAAGAACTAGTAATAAGTTCAGTACAAAGGTGGAGATTAACGCTTTTGGTATTTACGGATTTGGTGATCAGGATTTTAAATATGGTGGATCATTGCGTTGGAAAATTAGAAATGCACCAAGAGAAATGTTCCGTATTGGTTATCGAAGAAGAATTGAACAGTTAGGCTTGGCACCATCCATTGGAGAAATTGGGAATTCATTTACTACGCTCTTCTCATTAGGGCCTTTGGATAAATTAACCATGGTTGAAAAAGGATCTGTCTCCCTTGAAAAAGATTGGCGATTTGATATGCGTACGTTCCATTCAGTTGAATGGAAAAAATTTACACCATTAGGAACTTCTGATTATAGTAGAATTGATTTATCTACAGGAGATACAAATAAAATCAGCAACATCACTTCTTTTGAAGTGCGTAATCAAATTATGTTTACCAAAGAAGAGAAGTTTTTAAATGGTCAGTTTGATAGAGTTTCCTTGGGGTCAAAATATCCGATTATTTCATTAACTCATACCTGGGGAATTAAGGATGTAATAGGCAGTGAATATGATTTTCATAGATTAGATTTTGTATATGACCACCGTCCAAGAGTGGGAATGTTTGGTAGAATTCAGTATTCAATTTACGCCGGTAAAGTATTTGGACAAGTTCCATATCCATTTTTAAACATTCATCCTGGGAATCAAACATTGTATTTACAATTAACCACTTTCAATTTGATGAGGTATTATGAGTTTATTTCTGACGAATGGGTAGGGATCAATTTTGAGCATAGGTTGCAAGGGTTTATCATGGATAGAATTCCATTAATCAAGAAAGCAAAATTGAGATTAGTCTACAATGCAAAAATGATAGTGGGGAGATACAATAATAAGCACAATGAAGAGTTATTATTGCCAACTTACTCCTATCGTTTACAATATCCGTATTATGAAGTAGGAGCGGGGATAGAGAATATCTTTAAGTTCATTAGAGTAGATGCAGTTTGGCGATTGTCTTACAGAGATCATATTGACTCTAATGGAAACCAGGTGAGAAACTTTGGCGTGTTTTTCACTTTTAAAACAGATTTTTAA
- a CDS encoding GldL-related protein, translating into MLKRVYSFGVGVGLFGILFKVLHWPGAGILLVTGISLAATYWIIKAFAPQRNELEHI; encoded by the coding sequence ATGTTAAAAAGAGTTTATTCGTTTGGCGTAGGCGTAGGTCTATTTGGAATCTTATTCAAAGTATTACATTGGCCGGGTGCCGGAATTTTGCTAGTGACGGGAATTTCCCTTGCAGCAACTTATTGGATTATTAAGGCATTTGCGCCACAAAGAAATGAGCTGGAACATATTTAG
- a CDS encoding C25 family cysteine peptidase, with amino-acid sequence MKKIVAILSFLISGLAFGQYPNDWIDYSQKYFTFKVWQDGVYKLDYATLSAAGVPVSTISPDNYQLFGFEQEQPIYIQGGGDGSFDPGDYILFYGKKNNTWMDSLMYDDASYIANKYYPHYNDTINYFLSWNTSTNNVRYQQETDVNYTAYTPYPYFLKRTFNEHHNRYLEGWKVQGMSYSRYTTAEGWFSNAFNAVTGTSYLDDYIATPNPYTGAGAPLVIGESVSASSNNASHDGSGNHHLSVQFTTSNIQLLDTIYSGYQTTKLDFTFPASNLGSSTTKIRHQGVNDLGVASDYQSVAYVELIYPHTTNLGNGNYMEMIVPNHLTEAKTRLDLTSFSATEPMALTFNNGAKLLPVTDNSGTFQVLVPNNSQGDSTEMVIFDAATLSSISSLQAINGTGYFQDLSSLNFEEAYIIVTGDKLWSSANDYKTYRSSALGGSHNVLLLNERELWMQFGGGVGKHPFGVRRFVQYAYESATNKPTHLFLLGKGIREGNESVASPAGVRQSAVAYEGSIVPCYGYPASDVFLTSHLSNNGFEPLIPTGRLAAKSNQEVSVYIGKVIEFEAEQDSNSVYNMNEKLWQKQILHFGGGSNVQEQTQFKHYLNIYEGYLEGQYFGGNVTSFYKTVSDPIDPVTLFEVTDYINQGVSIMTFFGHASADGFDQNVDDPNNWDNKGKYPLVVGNACLTGNIFEPTALSTSEKYVLIPDRGAIAFLSNVKQAYSNSLHDYSNNLFYEIANPQYGESIGQCTQTTVDIMDNGVLGFGKENVMLQMTLHGDPALRINPHNRPELEVNNTSIFVTPEAVDLSVDSIDVNVIIYNLGKSATDTFAVELTRTFPNNGGDSLYTKLVDGIDYIDTVVFTIPLYNNVGIGLNEFAVAVDIPSLVDEQYDEVGNNQISKQVIFDVDGIYPVWPYEFAVVPKDTVTLKGSTVNPFAAIGSYRFEVDTTDEFNSPEHRYAEITSMGGIIEVEYDQWLNVGSDMPDELILQDSMVYFWRVTSIDTAYYWIESSFQHIPNKTGWGQDHFFQFKNNDFLFLDYDRPSRKRLFGPAFRLIDCDVYGQATSWLETAFTLYHIDGEIAEYNFCTITPQLLVSVIDPTTLEPWGTLWNNGTTTYNPGHNFGNHNNDGGCRDRVEYHFSYWQTSPAEMDAFDNLINNVVPDGYYILIYTARYADFSEWDSQNFATFNSLGVDSTELVNNGDSPFILFTKKGNTLGNDYAVVNGGTNFVLGDTINSDISQVDTLWGFDYFGTETSPIIGPANDWSTLYWRLDSMETPTEDSTRLILTGITWGGSKTVLMDSLVPPYDSIVNLNTMVDPAVYPYIQLSAHKWDKTGFTPAQLDRWHVLYEDVPEAALDGSAGIYWIPGDSLHEGQDLAVAFDIDNISDLDMDSLLINYWIEDAGHNLIPIPYPRQDSLRVGGTIRDTISLSSLGLIGLNSFWVEANPYINNNQTDQIEKYHFNNVGQIPFNVLADDENPILDVTFNGYHILNGDIVDPYAEVIITLKDDNEYLIMDQESDTANFNIFLTDPNGVQKRLDFRNSLGEPLMEWIPADAASRKFKIIHQGNFEDNGTYRLLVQGVDKSGNISGDLDYNIEFEVDHNSSITNLMNYPNPFTTSTQFVFTLTGSVIPDEFTIQIMNVTGTVVREITRDELGDIQIGRNITEFAWDGTDEFGDQLARGVYLYRVIVKINGEEVDHRESGADEYFTKSFGKMYKL; translated from the coding sequence ATGAAAAAAATAGTTGCCATATTATCTTTCTTGATAAGTGGGTTGGCTTTTGGCCAATATCCAAATGATTGGATTGACTATTCTCAAAAGTATTTCACCTTTAAAGTTTGGCAGGATGGGGTCTATAAATTAGATTACGCAACGCTCTCTGCTGCTGGTGTACCGGTGTCTACAATTAGTCCGGATAACTATCAGTTATTTGGGTTTGAGCAAGAACAACCTATTTACATTCAAGGTGGAGGAGATGGTTCTTTTGATCCGGGAGATTATATCCTGTTTTATGGAAAAAAGAACAATACTTGGATGGACTCACTGATGTATGATGATGCCAGTTATATCGCCAACAAATATTATCCTCATTACAACGATACGATTAATTACTTCTTAAGCTGGAATACATCTACCAACAATGTTCGTTACCAGCAAGAAACGGACGTTAATTACACGGCATATACACCTTATCCTTATTTCTTAAAAAGAACCTTTAATGAGCATCACAATAGGTATTTAGAAGGATGGAAAGTACAAGGAATGTCGTATTCAAGGTATACTACTGCTGAAGGTTGGTTTAGTAATGCTTTCAATGCGGTTACGGGTACTTCATATTTGGATGATTACATTGCAACTCCAAATCCATATACAGGAGCTGGTGCGCCTTTAGTTATAGGAGAATCTGTAAGTGCCAGTTCCAATAATGCTTCTCATGATGGTTCAGGAAATCATCACTTAAGTGTGCAGTTTACTACTTCTAATATACAATTATTGGATACTATTTATTCTGGTTACCAAACAACTAAATTGGACTTTACTTTTCCGGCTAGTAATCTTGGAAGTAGTACAACTAAAATAAGACATCAAGGAGTAAATGATTTGGGAGTAGCTTCAGATTATCAATCTGTTGCTTATGTAGAGCTTATTTATCCACATACTACCAATTTGGGTAACGGAAACTATATGGAAATGATAGTTCCTAATCATTTAACTGAAGCCAAAACAAGATTAGATCTCACAAGTTTTTCTGCTACAGAACCAATGGCTTTAACCTTTAACAATGGAGCTAAATTATTGCCGGTTACTGATAATAGTGGAACCTTTCAAGTTTTAGTACCTAATAATTCACAGGGAGATAGTACTGAAATGGTAATTTTTGATGCTGCTACTTTAAGTTCAATTTCCAGTTTACAGGCAATTAATGGAACAGGTTACTTCCAGGATTTAAGTAGTTTGAATTTTGAAGAAGCTTATATCATTGTAACTGGAGATAAACTTTGGTCTTCAGCAAATGACTACAAAACGTACAGATCAAGTGCTTTGGGAGGTTCACATAATGTCTTATTACTAAATGAAAGAGAATTGTGGATGCAATTTGGTGGTGGTGTGGGTAAACATCCTTTTGGGGTAAGAAGATTTGTGCAATATGCCTATGAATCTGCTACAAATAAACCCACTCATTTGTTTCTGCTTGGTAAAGGAATCCGTGAAGGAAATGAAAGTGTTGCTTCTCCGGCTGGTGTAAGACAAAGTGCTGTGGCTTATGAAGGAAGTATTGTTCCGTGCTATGGTTATCCGGCTTCTGATGTGTTTTTAACTTCTCATTTATCTAATAATGGTTTTGAACCTTTGATTCCAACAGGAAGGTTAGCAGCAAAAAGTAACCAGGAAGTAAGCGTTTATATTGGAAAAGTAATAGAGTTTGAGGCAGAGCAAGATTCAAATTCAGTTTACAATATGAATGAAAAACTATGGCAAAAGCAAATTTTACATTTTGGTGGAGGTTCAAATGTTCAGGAGCAAACGCAATTCAAACATTATCTAAACATTTATGAAGGATATTTAGAAGGGCAGTATTTTGGGGGAAATGTAACTTCATTTTACAAAACTGTTTCTGATCCAATTGACCCTGTTACACTTTTTGAAGTGACAGACTACATAAATCAGGGTGTTTCAATTATGACCTTTTTTGGTCACGCTTCTGCGGATGGTTTTGACCAAAACGTTGATGATCCAAATAATTGGGACAATAAAGGTAAATATCCATTGGTGGTAGGAAATGCTTGTTTAACCGGGAACATATTTGAGCCTACCGCATTGAGTACTTCAGAAAAGTATGTGTTAATTCCTGATAGAGGTGCCATAGCCTTCTTATCTAATGTAAAACAGGCGTATTCAAACTCTTTGCATGATTATTCAAATAATTTGTTTTACGAAATAGCCAATCCTCAATATGGTGAAAGTATTGGCCAATGTACCCAAACTACTGTTGATATAATGGATAATGGAGTACTTGGATTTGGAAAGGAAAATGTGATGTTGCAGATGACTTTACATGGTGATCCTGCATTGAGAATTAATCCGCATAATAGACCGGAGCTTGAAGTGAATAACACAAGTATTTTTGTAACTCCAGAAGCAGTTGACTTAAGCGTAGATTCAATAGATGTCAACGTTATCATTTATAATTTAGGTAAGTCGGCAACAGATACTTTCGCAGTTGAATTAACCAGAACTTTCCCAAATAATGGAGGTGATTCTCTTTACACAAAATTGGTAGATGGAATAGACTACATAGATACAGTAGTATTTACAATTCCGCTCTACAACAATGTAGGAATAGGGTTAAATGAATTTGCAGTAGCAGTAGATATCCCAAGTTTAGTTGATGAACAATATGATGAGGTTGGAAACAATCAAATATCAAAACAAGTGATTTTTGATGTGGATGGAATTTATCCTGTTTGGCCATATGAATTTGCTGTGGTTCCCAAAGACACGGTTACTTTAAAAGGTTCAACAGTTAATCCATTTGCCGCTATAGGATCATATAGATTTGAAGTGGACACTACAGATGAGTTTAATAGCCCGGAACATAGATATGCAGAGATAACATCAATGGGTGGTATCATTGAAGTTGAATATGACCAATGGTTAAATGTTGGTTCTGATATGCCTGATGAATTGATTTTACAAGATTCAATGGTTTATTTCTGGCGTGTTACATCTATTGATACAGCTTATTATTGGATAGAAAGCTCATTCCAGCATATTCCAAATAAAACAGGGTGGGGACAGGATCATTTTTTCCAATTTAAAAACAACGATTTCTTGTTTTTGGATTATGATAGACCTTCTAGAAAAAGGTTGTTTGGACCAGCCTTTAGGTTAATAGATTGTGATGTTTATGGACAGGCAACCTCATGGCTAGAAACAGCATTTACATTGTATCATATTGATGGAGAAATAGCGGAGTATAACTTTTGTACAATTACCCCGCAGCTACTAGTTTCAGTAATAGATCCAACCACATTGGAACCATGGGGAACCCTCTGGAATAATGGGACAACAACTTATAATCCAGGTCATAATTTTGGAAACCACAATAATGATGGGGGATGTAGAGACAGGGTAGAATATCATTTTTCATATTGGCAAACAAGTCCTGCTGAAATGGATGCATTTGATAATCTCATTAATAATGTGGTTCCGGATGGATATTATATTTTGATTTACACTGCGCGATACGCCGATTTCAGCGAATGGGATAGTCAGAATTTTGCAACCTTCAATTCACTTGGAGTTGATAGTACAGAGCTAGTAAACAATGGAGATTCTCCTTTTATTTTGTTTACTAAAAAAGGAAATACTTTAGGCAATGATTATGCAGTTGTAAATGGTGGAACCAACTTCGTTTTGGGTGATACCATTAATTCAGATATCTCTCAAGTTGATACCTTATGGGGATTTGATTATTTTGGAACAGAAACTTCTCCGATTATAGGTCCTGCAAATGACTGGTCAACACTTTATTGGAGATTAGATTCAATGGAAACGCCTACAGAGGATTCTACTCGTTTAATACTTACTGGAATTACTTGGGGTGGAAGTAAAACTGTTCTGATGGATTCATTAGTACCACCTTATGATTCAATTGTAAACTTAAATACTATGGTTGATCCTGCTGTTTATCCATATATACAGCTCTCTGCTCACAAATGGGATAAAACAGGATTTACACCTGCGCAATTGGATAGGTGGCATGTCTTGTATGAAGATGTCCCTGAAGCGGCTTTAGACGGAAGTGCTGGAATTTACTGGATACCCGGAGATTCTTTACATGAAGGTCAAGATTTGGCAGTGGCATTTGATATTGATAATATCTCTGATTTGGATATGGATTCCTTACTCATTAATTATTGGATAGAAGATGCTGGGCACAACCTCATTCCAATTCCTTATCCAAGGCAAGATTCATTGCGTGTTGGAGGAACTATTAGAGATACTATCTCATTAAGTTCACTTGGTTTGATTGGATTAAATAGTTTCTGGGTAGAAGCCAATCCATACATCAACAACAATCAAACTGATCAAATAGAAAAGTATCACTTTAATAATGTAGGACAGATTCCATTTAATGTCTTGGCTGATGACGAGAATCCTATATTAGATGTCACCTTTAATGGATATCATATTTTAAATGGAGATATAGTAGATCCGTATGCAGAAGTAATTATCACATTAAAAGATGATAATGAATACCTGATCATGGACCAGGAATCTGATACTGCCAATTTCAACATATTCCTAACTGATCCAAATGGTGTGCAAAAGAGATTGGATTTTAGAAATTCATTAGGTGAACCTTTAATGGAGTGGATTCCGGCGGATGCAGCCAGTAGAAAATTCAAAATAATACATCAAGGAAATTTTGAAGACAACGGTACTTATCGACTATTGGTTCAAGGTGTTGATAAATCGGGTAATATTTCAGGTGATTTGGATTATAATATTGAATTTGAGGTTGATCATAATTCATCTATTACCAACCTGATGAATTATCCTAACCCTTTCACAACTTCTACCCAATTTGTTTTTACACTAACAGGTTCAGTAATCCCGGATGAGTTTACCATTCAAATAATGAATGTGACAGGAACAGTGGTAAGAGAAATTACAAGAGATGAGTTAGGAGATATTCAAATTGGAAGAAATATCACTGAATTTGCCTGGGATGGTACGGATGAATTTGGAGATCAATTAGCAAGGGGAGTTTATCTATATCGAGTGATTGTAAAAATCAATGGAGAAGAGGTAGATCATAGAGAATCAGGAGCAGATGAGTATTTTACCAAGTCCTTTGGTAAGATGTATAAATTATAA
- a CDS encoding CDP-alcohol phosphatidyltransferase family protein — MAIRRLIPHLFTAGNLVGGILAIVLTLNGNIELAPFCILISALLDFLDGFVARLLKVPSELGKQLDSLADMVTFGVAPGIMIYTMLDPLYYDRTIIKYINNSSDFLNINWQVDNFNFGTEIVDISTSHLLTIQPIQFFALIIPIFAMFRLAKFNLDTRQTSGFIGLPTPAMTIFIAAIPIITSNITSQSELAIAALLIHPYFLVAISIILSILMVAPIPLFALKFKKFGWKGNEIRYIFLTLSAVMLATLFWWALPLIILLYLVLSIINNVITKSDKNEIQS, encoded by the coding sequence ATGGCAATTAGACGCTTAATACCGCATTTGTTTACAGCCGGAAACCTTGTTGGAGGGATTTTAGCAATTGTTTTAACCCTGAATGGAAATATTGAACTCGCTCCATTTTGCATTCTTATATCTGCTTTGCTGGATTTTTTAGATGGATTTGTTGCTAGGCTTTTAAAAGTACCCAGCGAATTGGGAAAACAACTAGACTCATTGGCTGATATGGTGACATTTGGCGTTGCCCCAGGAATCATGATTTACACAATGCTAGATCCCTTATATTATGATAGGACCATCATAAAATATATTAACAATTCTAGTGATTTTTTAAATATCAATTGGCAAGTTGACAACTTCAACTTTGGTACTGAAATAGTGGATATATCTACTTCTCATCTATTGACTATTCAGCCCATTCAGTTTTTTGCCTTGATTATTCCAATATTCGCTATGTTTCGTTTGGCTAAATTCAATTTAGACACAAGACAAACATCAGGTTTTATTGGACTTCCTACTCCTGCAATGACCATTTTTATTGCTGCAATTCCGATAATAACTTCAAACATAACTAGTCAATCAGAACTTGCTATTGCAGCACTTCTAATTCACCCCTATTTTTTGGTAGCTATTTCAATAATCCTCTCCATACTAATGGTTGCTCCAATCCCATTATTTGCTCTCAAATTCAAGAAGTTTGGATGGAAAGGCAATGAGATCAGGTATATCTTTTTAACATTATCGGCGGTAATGTTGGCAACTTTATTCTGGTGGGCATTGCCATTAATTATCTTATTATACCTAGTTTTGTCCATCATTAATAACGTTATAACCAAATCTGACAAAAATGAAATTCAAAGCTGA